The Elaeis guineensis isolate ETL-2024a chromosome 13, EG11, whole genome shotgun sequence genome includes a region encoding these proteins:
- the LOC105056306 gene encoding uncharacterized protein isoform X2, with product MERVLVNMPLGLIIGLGRAMRRKRTSSLNILSSKRGPRDYYKGKNCKPTGFHTRKGGYVVMDEKLPRYVVPDLTDFKLKPYVSQCPRDATATSTSADSAASADTAN from the exons AATATGCCATTGGGATTGATCATAGGGTTAGGGAGGGCGATGCGGAGGAAACGAACTTCATCATTAAATATATTATCTTCGAAAAGAGGGCCTCGAGACTATTACAAGGGAAAGAATTGCAAGCCCACTGGTTTCCACACTCGTAAAG GTGGGTACGTTGTGATGGATGAAAAGTTGCCACGTTATGTGGTCCCGGATTTGACTGACTTTAAG CTGAAGCCTTATGTATCTCAGTGCCCAAGGGATGCAACTGCGACTTCCACCTCAGCAGACTCGGCAGCGTCTGCTGACACTGCCAACTAA
- the LOC105056306 gene encoding uncharacterized protein isoform X3, with product MPLGLIIGLGRAMRRKRTSSLNILSSKRGPRDYYKGKNCKPTGFHTRKGGYVVMDEKLPRYVVPDLTDFKLKPYVSQCPRDATATSTSADSAASADTAN from the exons ATGCCATTGGGATTGATCATAGGGTTAGGGAGGGCGATGCGGAGGAAACGAACTTCATCATTAAATATATTATCTTCGAAAAGAGGGCCTCGAGACTATTACAAGGGAAAGAATTGCAAGCCCACTGGTTTCCACACTCGTAAAG GTGGGTACGTTGTGATGGATGAAAAGTTGCCACGTTATGTGGTCCCGGATTTGACTGACTTTAAG CTGAAGCCTTATGTATCTCAGTGCCCAAGGGATGCAACTGCGACTTCCACCTCAGCAGACTCGGCAGCGTCTGCTGACACTGCCAACTAA
- the LOC105056306 gene encoding uncharacterized protein isoform X1 yields the protein MERVLVDQNMPLGLIIGLGRAMRRKRTSSLNILSSKRGPRDYYKGKNCKPTGFHTRKGGYVVMDEKLPRYVVPDLTDFKLKPYVSQCPRDATATSTSADSAASADTAN from the exons GATCAGAATATGCCATTGGGATTGATCATAGGGTTAGGGAGGGCGATGCGGAGGAAACGAACTTCATCATTAAATATATTATCTTCGAAAAGAGGGCCTCGAGACTATTACAAGGGAAAGAATTGCAAGCCCACTGGTTTCCACACTCGTAAAG GTGGGTACGTTGTGATGGATGAAAAGTTGCCACGTTATGTGGTCCCGGATTTGACTGACTTTAAG CTGAAGCCTTATGTATCTCAGTGCCCAAGGGATGCAACTGCGACTTCCACCTCAGCAGACTCGGCAGCGTCTGCTGACACTGCCAACTAA